A genome region from Methylohalobius crimeensis 10Ki includes the following:
- a CDS encoding Arm DNA-binding domain-containing protein, which translates to MKLTAIALRHLKPSDKTYRKADGGGLFIEVRPNGARYWRFAYRFAGKQRLLAVGTYPEISLAEARMIRDQARAWIREGKDPVAERRKEKVTSQGKASNTFRVIAREWWEIN; encoded by the coding sequence ATGAAGCTCACGGCCATTGCACTGCGGCATCTCAAGCCTTCGGATAAGACCTACCGAAAAGCCGATGGTGGCGGCCTATTCATCGAAGTAAGGCCCAATGGCGCGCGGTATTGGCGCTTTGCCTATCGCTTTGCAGGTAAGCAAAGGCTACTCGCTGTTGGCACCTATCCCGAGATTTCCTTGGCCGAGGCGCGCATGATCCGCGACCAGGCCAGGGCATGGATTCGGGAGGGAAAAGACCCGGTAGCCGAGCGGCGAAAGGAAAAAGTCACCAGCCAGGGCAAGGCTTCAAACACCTTTCGGGTAATCGCAAGGGAATGGTGGGAGATCAACTGA
- a CDS encoding response regulator — MQTHQNQELHQILDASSEMILLVDAKGRICYVNPTLCQSSGYEAQELIGRTPQVLDSPKADPNTLAEMASALKAGQSWAGRVLQRRKSKQPFPLPIEGQMPPSDLSEYWAEMTVSPIHSAKDGLVGYVQIQRDISAEVEREARLQREQADTEARFKIAKILAGSASLEKRLTQVMEVLFGLPGMTLQRKGGLFKKHEDRLELFLLHGQFSDEFRQKEQRIPLGACLCGRAAVSGEVLVSDDCFCDPRHEHSFSGMQPHGHYIIPLRHGEEIMGVLFLYTDPYPSWDPTRQALLLQVGELVALSLVQEETRLALATARDEALQTAQAKAAFLANMSHEIRTPMNGVLGMLELLKDTSLNEEQRDLLETAAGSAEALLDILNDILDFSKLEAGKLDIEATSFDLTELIEETCTVLAPHAHAKGIELNLLIPPELSPGRLGDPTRIRQVLTNLVGNAIKFTDCGEVTVELRPTNRQESRSGRTDCAPKGDGTREGEHHTKENLRFEIRDTGIGIAPQVQTHLFTPFTQADVSTTRHYGGTGLGLAIGKQLIERMGGKIGMESTPGQGSTFWFELSLPSVEKSPSTIPVDLNGKRVLIVDDNATNRRILSTHLTHLGLTVVEAESGHTALSLLTRDAAFDAIILDFHMPGMDGNQLSEAIQAMPHLATIPRLLLSSGATLDAERRKRLGISACLLKPVRSHQLKRVLSEVLQNTSASLTGNRAQTADTTTWPGRKILVAEDNPVNQKVITRLLNKFELTVTLVENGTSALEKLAQERFDLVLMDCQMPVLDGYQATRALRIREEEENAPRTPVVALTAHAGEGEREKCLNAGMDDYLSKPVTKQALEKTLTHFLSQEETPQPNLTKNNEAPIYDLEAVLESLDGDQELLEELISLFLEDAPTRLTALKEAQIKKDADTLAEAAHALKGMASHFHAAEISRQAASLEKAARGGDADVNGDQTHALTTAVCHLIEFLEQSLTHAE, encoded by the coding sequence ATGCAAACCCACCAGAATCAAGAACTTCACCAAATACTGGACGCCAGCTCCGAAATGATCCTCCTCGTCGACGCCAAGGGACGGATCTGTTATGTCAATCCCACCCTGTGTCAAAGTAGCGGTTACGAGGCGCAAGAACTCATCGGCCGCACTCCTCAGGTCCTGGATAGCCCCAAGGCCGACCCGAACACTTTGGCGGAAATGGCTTCCGCTTTAAAGGCGGGTCAATCCTGGGCGGGCAGAGTTCTGCAACGGCGTAAAAGCAAGCAGCCTTTCCCCCTTCCTATTGAGGGGCAAATGCCTCCTTCCGACCTATCCGAGTATTGGGCGGAGATGACCGTCTCTCCGATTCACTCCGCAAAAGACGGTCTCGTCGGCTATGTTCAAATCCAGCGGGACATCAGCGCGGAAGTGGAGAGAGAGGCTCGCCTACAGCGCGAGCAGGCCGACACCGAAGCACGCTTCAAGATCGCCAAGATCCTAGCAGGTTCCGCTTCCCTCGAAAAGCGGCTCACCCAAGTGATGGAAGTCTTATTCGGTCTCCCTGGAATGACGTTGCAACGTAAGGGTGGTTTGTTTAAGAAACATGAGGACCGTCTGGAGCTGTTTTTGCTCCACGGCCAATTCTCCGACGAATTTCGGCAAAAGGAACAACGCATTCCCTTAGGAGCGTGCTTGTGCGGTCGAGCGGCCGTGTCGGGGGAAGTATTGGTTTCAGACGATTGCTTTTGCGACCCTCGCCACGAACATTCTTTTTCAGGAATGCAACCCCACGGGCACTACATCATTCCCCTTCGTCATGGTGAGGAAATAATGGGTGTTCTTTTTCTCTACACCGATCCCTACCCGAGTTGGGACCCCACCCGTCAGGCGTTACTGCTGCAGGTGGGAGAACTCGTCGCACTGAGTTTGGTTCAGGAAGAAACCCGCCTGGCCTTGGCCACGGCCCGCGACGAGGCCCTTCAAACAGCCCAGGCGAAAGCCGCGTTTCTCGCCAACATGAGCCATGAGATCCGTACCCCCATGAACGGCGTGCTGGGGATGCTGGAGCTCCTCAAGGATACCTCCCTTAACGAGGAACAACGCGATCTGTTGGAAACTGCCGCCGGCTCCGCCGAGGCCCTGCTGGACATCCTGAACGATATTCTCGATTTTTCCAAATTAGAAGCGGGAAAACTGGATATCGAAGCGACGTCCTTCGATTTAACCGAATTAATCGAGGAAACTTGTACCGTCCTTGCTCCACATGCTCATGCCAAGGGAATCGAGCTGAATTTGCTGATCCCACCCGAGCTGAGTCCCGGTCGCCTTGGCGACCCGACCCGGATCCGCCAAGTTCTCACTAATCTTGTCGGAAATGCAATCAAATTTACCGATTGTGGCGAGGTAACCGTCGAATTGCGTCCGACCAATCGGCAGGAAAGCCGATCGGGACGCACAGACTGCGCCCCGAAGGGGGACGGAACCAGGGAAGGCGAGCATCACACCAAGGAAAACCTTCGATTCGAGATCCGTGATACGGGCATAGGGATCGCCCCCCAAGTACAAACCCATCTATTTACGCCGTTTACGCAAGCCGATGTATCCACCACCCGCCATTATGGCGGCACCGGACTTGGGCTGGCCATTGGCAAACAACTGATCGAGCGCATGGGTGGTAAGATCGGGATGGAAAGCACGCCAGGGCAGGGCAGCACCTTCTGGTTCGAATTGTCTTTACCCTCCGTCGAAAAGTCGCCCTCCACAATCCCCGTGGACTTGAATGGCAAACGGGTGCTGATTGTGGATGATAACGCCACCAATCGCCGTATCCTTTCCACCCATTTAACCCATCTGGGCCTGACCGTCGTGGAAGCCGAGTCGGGTCATACGGCCCTTTCCCTGCTTACCCGGGATGCGGCGTTCGATGCCATCATTCTGGATTTTCACATGCCTGGAATGGACGGCAATCAATTGTCCGAAGCCATCCAAGCCATGCCTCATCTGGCGACCATCCCCCGATTGCTGTTATCCTCCGGCGCGACGCTCGACGCCGAAAGGCGCAAACGACTCGGTATATCCGCCTGCCTCCTCAAGCCGGTGCGTTCTCATCAACTCAAGCGCGTCTTGAGCGAGGTACTCCAGAACACTTCCGCTTCCTTGACCGGCAACCGCGCGCAAACCGCCGATACCACCACCTGGCCAGGGCGGAAAATTTTGGTGGCGGAAGACAACCCGGTCAACCAAAAAGTCATCACCCGGCTTCTCAATAAATTCGAACTGACGGTCACCTTGGTTGAAAACGGAACCTCTGCCCTCGAAAAACTGGCGCAAGAACGCTTCGATTTAGTACTGATGGATTGTCAAATGCCGGTTTTGGATGGTTATCAGGCGACCCGGGCCTTGCGCATCCGTGAGGAGGAAGAAAATGCACCACGTACGCCCGTCGTTGCACTCACTGCCCACGCCGGTGAGGGAGAACGGGAAAAATGCCTAAACGCCGGAATGGACGATTACCTCAGCAAGCCGGTGACCAAGCAAGCCCTGGAAAAAACCTTAACCCACTTTCTTTCACAGGAAGAAACGCCCCAACCCAATTTAACCAAAAATAACGAAGCGCCCATCTACGATCTGGAAGCGGTACTCGAATCCCTGGACGGCGATCAAGAATTACTGGAAGAATTAATCAGTCTCTTCCTGGAGGACGCGCCCACGCGCCTAACGGCACTGAAGGAGGCTCAAATCAAAAAAGACGCCGACACCTTGGCTGAAGCCGCTCATGCCCTCAAAGGCATGGCGAGCCATTTTCACGCAGCCGAGATTAGCCGGCAAGCCGCTTCCCTTGAAAAAGCCGCGCGCGGTGGGGATGCCGACGTAAACGGTGACCAAACCCATGCACTGACCACGGCCGTGTGTCATTTAATCGAATTTCTTGAACAAAGTCTCACCCATGCTGAATGA
- a CDS encoding GGDEF domain-containing response regulator has protein sequence MLNEFNFEELKATDRLPSPSGIALKMLELTSRDNASLEDLAHLIQADPALTSRLLKFANSALIAPRRPIVAIQDAVIRIGMGGVRNLVLGLSLVGKYRGGACRNFNYERYWAGSLAMAVALSFLSHRNRIIAPEETFTLGLLADIGRLALATVWPKEYARCLEKAGSDEIAGATGRSPLLNLERKHFAIDQEKLTVLLLADWGLPEIFRDALAHSKEPASASDTRTQILARQIAFARTITAWCLAQARDEHLPALEWHASNHELDQDSLPDFLEEVETAWHAWGKVIEVRTDLPPEFPPKEQAGATGRSPLLQSMPGLDIVLVDDDPVLLAKLSKQLQKADHRVRTCRDGREALKMILENPPQLVVTDWTMQPVDGLTLSRNLRRSSLGPHLYLIMLTANESEDDLVEAFEAGIDDYVTKPINLKVLLARIRASQRIAALQVELAKERTELEHKAKELSLANRKLEQLANTDLLTGLPNRRYAQQRLQQELAATHRYARPLGIMILDLDHFKSINDSLGHTAGDQVLQHAAQTMQKALRASDVLCRWGGEEFLAIVPNADLAATGKLAERLRRHLLSHQPTELTLKRPVTVSIGLGACPPARDLEQLLHLADEALYRAKEKGRNRIETA, from the coding sequence ATGCTGAATGAATTCAATTTCGAGGAATTGAAGGCAACCGACCGTCTTCCTTCCCCTTCCGGGATCGCCTTGAAGATGCTGGAATTAACCAGCCGGGACAATGCCTCCTTGGAAGATCTAGCCCATCTCATCCAAGCCGATCCCGCACTCACCAGCCGCCTGTTAAAATTCGCCAATTCTGCTTTGATCGCGCCCCGGCGGCCGATTGTAGCGATCCAGGACGCGGTGATTCGAATCGGCATGGGTGGCGTGCGCAATCTTGTATTAGGGTTGTCACTGGTGGGGAAATACCGCGGCGGCGCATGCCGAAATTTCAATTACGAGCGCTACTGGGCTGGCTCCCTGGCGATGGCGGTAGCATTGAGTTTCTTGTCTCACCGCAACCGAATCATCGCACCGGAAGAAACCTTTACCTTGGGTCTTTTGGCCGATATCGGGCGACTTGCCCTGGCAACCGTCTGGCCGAAGGAATACGCTCGGTGTCTGGAAAAGGCTGGAAGCGACGAAATAGCAGGAGCGACCGGCCGATCGCCCCTGCTGAATCTGGAACGCAAGCACTTCGCCATCGATCAGGAAAAACTCACCGTGCTGCTTTTGGCGGACTGGGGCCTACCCGAAATCTTCCGCGACGCCCTGGCTCACTCTAAGGAACCTGCCTCCGCATCCGACACTCGGACCCAAATCCTCGCCCGTCAAATCGCCTTCGCCCGGACCATCACCGCCTGGTGCCTGGCCCAGGCACGCGATGAACACTTGCCGGCACTCGAATGGCACGCCAGCAATCATGAATTGGACCAAGATAGCCTCCCGGATTTTCTCGAAGAGGTCGAAACGGCCTGGCATGCGTGGGGAAAAGTGATCGAAGTGCGCACCGACTTGCCGCCGGAATTCCCCCCCAAGGAGCAAGCAGGGGCGACCGGCCGGTCGCCCCTGCTCCAATCCATGCCAGGATTGGATATTGTCCTGGTGGATGACGATCCAGTCCTGTTGGCCAAATTGTCCAAGCAACTCCAAAAAGCCGATCATCGGGTACGTACTTGCCGCGACGGCCGGGAAGCCCTCAAAATGATTCTCGAAAACCCGCCCCAATTGGTGGTGACCGACTGGACCATGCAGCCTGTGGACGGCTTGACCCTATCTCGTAATTTACGTCGATCTTCGCTAGGACCCCATCTCTATCTCATCATGCTCACCGCCAATGAAAGCGAGGACGATCTGGTGGAAGCCTTCGAAGCCGGCATCGACGACTACGTGACCAAACCAATCAATCTCAAGGTGCTCCTGGCACGCATCCGCGCCAGCCAGCGAATCGCCGCTTTGCAGGTCGAGCTTGCCAAGGAGCGCACCGAACTGGAACACAAAGCGAAGGAATTGTCCTTGGCCAATCGTAAATTGGAGCAACTCGCCAACACCGATCTGTTGACCGGCCTGCCCAACCGCCGCTACGCTCAGCAGCGATTGCAGCAGGAATTGGCCGCCACCCACCGCTACGCCCGACCCTTGGGGATAATGATTCTGGATCTCGATCACTTCAAGAGCATCAACGACTCGCTTGGCCATACCGCCGGCGACCAAGTGCTCCAACATGCCGCCCAGACCATGCAAAAAGCGTTGCGTGCTTCCGATGTATTATGCCGCTGGGGCGGAGAAGAATTTCTCGCCATCGTTCCCAACGCAGACCTTGCCGCTACCGGAAAATTGGCTGAACGCCTACGCCGTCATCTCCTGAGTCACCAGCCGACGGAGTTAACGCTGAAACGCCCGGTCACAGTCAGCATTGGTTTGGGGGCCTGCCCCCCCGCTCGTGATCTGGAACAACTGCTCCACTTGGCCGACGAAGCGCTCTACCGAGCCAAGGAAAAAGGCCGCAATCGGATTGAAACCGCCTGA
- a CDS encoding glycosyltransferase family 2 protein: MFLDRAFAFLYGLDPHRLIEYFWPFLLFDFVRYLGLDLLIVFVYLPRRWWQRTRGRRRALAKLYRLYPLVSIIVPGKNEGEHIPRLAVSLHQQTYGNYELIIVDDGSDDHTETICRRLEREGAIDRFIRNEFRGGKASAANTALAYANGDYIIHIDADSHLDDRSIETILLPFFMDAQVGAVGGDVRVANSKTSLATRLQTIEYMKSISTGRTIASLLGLLRIIAGAHGAFRKDILKRLHGWDVGPGLDGDITLKIRKLGYKVVHEPQAICYTNVPSRFAKLARQRFRWDRSLVRFRLRKHRDLLFPGLRFNFFNFLTVADNVFFNLLLNFKWWAYIAQLLLISPVEDKLVYIVFLNYVFYLGMNIGEYAIAALIYGATMSVRELKVLPYLPLMPFYTGLFMRTVRSYAYLMELIVKSSYYDRWNPWKVSRISKQERM; this comes from the coding sequence ATGTTTCTAGACCGGGCTTTCGCCTTCCTGTATGGCCTCGATCCTCACCGACTGATCGAATATTTCTGGCCCTTTCTATTGTTCGATTTCGTGCGTTATCTGGGGCTCGATCTTTTGATCGTGTTCGTGTATCTGCCCCGTCGCTGGTGGCAACGTACGCGGGGGCGCCGGCGGGCACTGGCCAAGTTATATCGGCTGTACCCTTTGGTTTCGATCATCGTGCCGGGAAAGAACGAAGGCGAACATATTCCGCGCCTTGCGGTTTCCTTGCACCAGCAAACCTATGGAAACTATGAATTGATCATCGTCGATGACGGCTCGGACGATCATACCGAAACCATCTGCCGCCGGTTGGAACGTGAAGGCGCGATCGACCGCTTCATCCGTAACGAGTTCCGAGGGGGCAAGGCTTCAGCCGCCAATACCGCGCTTGCCTATGCCAATGGCGACTACATTATTCATATCGATGCCGACTCCCATCTGGATGATCGGTCCATCGAAACCATCCTGCTGCCATTTTTCATGGATGCCCAAGTGGGAGCGGTCGGCGGCGATGTGCGCGTGGCTAATTCCAAAACCAGTCTCGCCACGCGGCTTCAGACCATTGAATATATGAAGTCCATCTCCACCGGTCGGACCATCGCCTCCCTGCTAGGATTGCTGCGCATTATCGCCGGCGCGCACGGGGCGTTCAGGAAGGATATCCTGAAAAGGTTGCATGGCTGGGATGTGGGGCCGGGTCTGGATGGCGATATCACCTTGAAAATCCGCAAACTGGGCTACAAGGTGGTACACGAACCCCAGGCGATTTGCTACACCAATGTGCCTTCCCGCTTCGCCAAGCTGGCCCGCCAACGGTTCCGCTGGGACCGGTCGCTGGTGCGTTTTCGTTTGCGCAAGCACCGGGATTTATTGTTTCCGGGCCTACGGTTTAATTTCTTCAATTTTCTGACCGTGGCCGACAATGTGTTTTTTAACCTGTTGCTGAATTTCAAATGGTGGGCCTATATCGCCCAGCTGCTTTTGATCTCACCGGTCGAGGACAAATTGGTATACATCGTATTCCTCAATTATGTTTTTTATTTGGGGATGAATATCGGGGAATACGCGATCGCCGCGCTCATTTACGGTGCCACCATGTCGGTCCGGGAATTGAAAGTCTTGCCATATCTGCCATTGATGCCGTTTTATACCGGTCTGTTTATGAGAACGGTCAGAAGCTATGCCTATCTGATGGAGCTGATCGTCAAGTCTTCGTATTATGATCGCTGGAATCCGTGGAAAGTATCCAGAATATCCAAGCAGGAAAGAATGTAA
- a CDS encoding YqcC family protein, translating into MEKLHTAADLLLDIEAEMRRISLWEKTPPPPEDLASRLPFCCDTLAFPQWLQFVFLVRVTALIEARRPLPTQCGVAPMAEEWFMAHGEGSPRLIRLLREFDDLLSDTP; encoded by the coding sequence ATGGAAAAACTTCATACGGCAGCCGACCTTTTACTGGACATCGAGGCGGAAATGCGCCGTATCTCCCTGTGGGAAAAAACGCCTCCGCCACCGGAAGATCTTGCCAGCCGGCTTCCTTTTTGCTGTGATACTCTAGCTTTTCCGCAATGGCTCCAGTTTGTCTTTTTGGTCCGCGTAACCGCGCTGATCGAAGCCCGCCGGCCGCTGCCGACCCAATGCGGCGTCGCCCCCATGGCGGAGGAGTGGTTCATGGCCCATGGCGAAGGGAGTCCGCGCCTTATCCGATTGCTGAGAGAATTCGACGATTTACTGAGTGATACACCCTAA
- a CDS encoding TackOD1 domain-containing metal-binding protein: MPANKVFISGDAGQAARQENVAFWLVDATSDEVEVRDEVADLRRHGQPSVYLRPIVLIARPGFKRRLGQDETVSVSDLDEAMIDRLVARFESVNQWLDQVAQIGDGPDTSLMFRVLRMLASRGEEVDPVRDAGVLSGFSYPLLEALTDGDSDSLLRVLEMLETQRLIVGQFATKAFFCVHCGCAFLNFKEICPQCQAEDLDQHELIHHFRCSYVGERDEFGQGEEKICPKCERKLKHIGVDYDKPSTIYRCNRCRHRFQEPLIVTECYHCGRRTEPEHQLLRVIKSYRVTAMGDNAALFGLDNLFSKMLEPSFHLMGQAEFRHFLQIEKERIHRYQISVSTLVFIYLDVEALYLQLGAKAPRLFEELTGLFKTLLRKSDLITSHNESLFVLLLVETSEDGAKTALARFTEAVDRMIHHNLGHPMTITSRIEPVRYETDLKRSLDQFLER; the protein is encoded by the coding sequence TTGCCAGCCAATAAAGTATTTATCAGCGGGGATGCGGGACAGGCCGCTCGCCAGGAAAATGTGGCATTTTGGCTGGTGGACGCAACCTCGGATGAGGTCGAGGTTCGCGACGAGGTGGCTGATCTGCGTCGGCATGGGCAGCCGTCGGTTTATCTGAGGCCGATTGTTCTTATCGCTCGCCCCGGATTCAAGCGACGCCTAGGTCAAGACGAAACCGTGTCCGTTTCGGATCTGGACGAAGCCATGATCGATCGTTTGGTGGCTCGGTTCGAATCGGTCAACCAGTGGTTGGACCAAGTCGCACAGATTGGAGACGGTCCCGATACCAGCTTGATGTTCCGGGTGCTGCGCATGCTGGCCAGTCGCGGAGAGGAAGTCGATCCAGTGCGCGATGCGGGGGTATTGTCCGGCTTCAGCTATCCCTTGCTGGAAGCGCTGACCGACGGGGATTCGGACAGCCTCTTGCGCGTCTTGGAAATGCTGGAAACCCAACGGTTGATTGTTGGCCAATTCGCGACCAAAGCGTTTTTTTGCGTGCATTGTGGCTGCGCCTTCCTGAATTTCAAGGAAATCTGTCCGCAATGCCAGGCCGAGGATTTAGATCAGCATGAATTAATCCATCATTTTCGTTGCTCTTATGTGGGCGAGAGGGACGAATTCGGACAAGGCGAGGAAAAAATTTGTCCGAAATGCGAGCGCAAACTCAAGCATATCGGTGTCGATTACGACAAACCTTCCACCATCTATCGGTGCAACCGTTGCCGTCACAGATTTCAGGAACCATTAATCGTCACCGAGTGTTATCACTGCGGCCGCCGCACCGAACCGGAACATCAACTCCTGCGTGTAATCAAGTCGTACCGAGTGACTGCCATGGGCGATAACGCCGCGCTTTTCGGTCTGGATAACCTGTTTTCCAAAATGTTGGAGCCCAGCTTCCATCTGATGGGTCAGGCCGAATTCAGGCACTTTCTCCAAATCGAGAAGGAACGCATTCATCGCTACCAAATTTCGGTGAGCACGCTGGTATTCATTTATCTGGACGTGGAGGCGCTGTATCTGCAATTGGGGGCGAAGGCTCCGCGCTTGTTCGAGGAGTTGACCGGTTTGTTCAAGACCTTGCTGAGGAAATCCGATCTCATCACGAGCCATAATGAATCCTTGTTCGTGTTGCTGTTGGTGGAAACCTCGGAAGATGGAGCAAAAACCGCGCTGGCGCGCTTCACCGAGGCGGTCGATCGGATGATCCATCATAATCTGGGCCACCCCATGACGATCACCAGCCGAATCGAGCCGGTTCGGTATGAAACCGACCTGAAACGAAGCCTGGATCAATTCCTGGAGCGCTGA
- a CDS encoding late competence development ComFB family protein: MSIIDGTSNFYEKLVLEELGEQAGFRLDDQDFLADAVCIALNALPSRYFRHGVDMAFYLPTDEYLQMKAKTREVVKDAIERVEAAPRKSSQ; the protein is encoded by the coding sequence ATGTCGATCATTGATGGAACCTCGAACTTCTATGAAAAGCTGGTACTAGAGGAGCTTGGAGAGCAAGCAGGCTTTCGTTTAGATGATCAGGATTTTCTGGCAGATGCAGTATGTATCGCGCTGAATGCACTGCCCTCTCGATATTTCAGACACGGTGTGGACATGGCATTCTACCTTCCCACGGACGAATATTTGCAGATGAAGGCAAAGACGAGGGAAGTCGTCAAAGATGCGATTGAAAGAGTAGAAGCTGCCCCCCGGAAATCAAGTCAATAA
- a CDS encoding HlyD family efflux transporter periplasmic adaptor subunit has product MKLRNRNQNFLNTLPEGTAKVSRTSKVLHWGYFLLLALLLVYLGRYVYLRLTQIEGYGEVVIERKPLAAVRGGRIGALSVKEGEKIHAGQMLVRIDAQETCLPPEETKLLQAEYDIQQKRAHLETLQAKWRDLHSERMLRRALELDDSLRHDERELPYQIALLKKELILQKEHLNRLRMARQSMPPATECLPQWIESPVSGRVNRVLKHPFEVVKTAETVLMVEPAEADVMIEGYLSKYDFKSLFVGKEMTVLFPDEKTGKGRIVAIHSAAYAFPERKWQEYEPADSPLRVTIAPEGPGEAKKWRAYNLLRVELRGAQI; this is encoded by the coding sequence ATGAAACTAAGAAACCGCAATCAAAATTTTTTGAACACCTTGCCGGAAGGTACCGCAAAAGTCAGTCGAACATCGAAAGTCCTGCATTGGGGGTATTTTCTCCTGCTGGCATTGCTACTGGTTTATCTTGGCCGTTATGTTTATCTGCGCCTCACTCAGATCGAAGGTTACGGGGAGGTGGTGATTGAGCGGAAACCTTTGGCTGCGGTGCGGGGTGGACGCATCGGAGCCTTGTCGGTGAAGGAAGGCGAGAAGATACATGCAGGGCAAATGTTGGTGAGAATCGACGCCCAGGAGACCTGTTTGCCCCCGGAAGAGACCAAGTTGTTGCAAGCCGAGTACGACATTCAACAAAAACGCGCCCACCTGGAAACGCTCCAGGCCAAATGGCGGGATCTCCATAGTGAAAGAATGCTACGCCGGGCCTTGGAACTGGACGACAGCCTCCGCCATGACGAGCGTGAACTACCCTATCAAATCGCCTTGCTGAAAAAAGAGCTCATCCTGCAAAAGGAACATCTCAACCGCCTGCGCATGGCCAGACAATCCATGCCGCCGGCTACCGAATGCTTGCCCCAGTGGATCGAGTCGCCTGTTTCCGGCCGGGTGAATCGGGTGTTGAAACATCCCTTCGAGGTGGTCAAGACGGCCGAAACCGTCCTGATGGTAGAGCCGGCGGAAGCCGATGTAATGATCGAAGGATATCTGAGCAAATACGATTTCAAGTCTTTGTTCGTGGGCAAGGAAATGACCGTGTTATTTCCGGATGAGAAAACTGGCAAGGGTCGTATCGTAGCCATTCATTCGGCGGCATATGCCTTTCCCGAACGAAAATGGCAGGAATACGAGCCCGCCGACAGCCCCCTGCGTGTCACTATTGCGCCGGAAGGCCCGGGGGAGGCGAAGAAATGGAGAGCTTATAACTTGTTGCGGGTTGAACTTCGGGGGGCTCAAATATGA
- a CDS encoding IS5 family transposase (programmed frameshift): MNSAAHRRHDISDRIWELLEPHLPGRKGAWGGQARDNRQFINAVFWILRTGAPWRDLPPDYGDWKNTHRRFCRWRDAGIWEGLLEKLVNEPDYEWLMIDVSHIKVHPHAAEAQGGNQEMGCTKGGFNTKLHLAVDAHGMPVRALITSGTQADCTSAGRLIEGIGAEHLLADKGYDRDAIVEQARRQGMEAQIPPRKNRKEQRAYDKHLYKLRHLVENAFLHLTRWRGIATRYAKRSASFLAAVQIRCLVLRTGIS; encoded by the exons ATGAATTCAGCAGCCCATCGACGTCATGATATATCGGATCGGATATGGGAATTACTTGAACCGCATTTGCCAGGTCGTAAGGGTGCTTGGGGAGGCCAGGCGCGGGATAACCGTCAGTTTATCAATGCGGTGTTTTGGATTTTGCGCACGGGCGCGCCGTGGCGTGACCTGCCACCGGACTATGGCGATTGGAAAAACACCCACCGGCGCTTTTGTCGCTGGCGCGATGCCGGGATCTGGGAAGGGTTGTTGGAGAAGTTGGTCAACGAGCCCGATTACGAATGGCTGATGATCGATGTCAGCCATATCAAAGTTCACCCCCATGCCGCGGAGGCCCAAGGCGGAAACCAAGAGATGGGGTGCACAAAAGGGGGCT TCAATACGAAGCTACACTTGGCCGTGGATGCGCATGGTATGCCGGTCAGAGCGCTTATTACATCAGGTACCCAAGCGGATTGCACGTCTGCTGGCCGACTGATCGAGGGAATCGGCGCCGAGCACCTGTTGGCCGATAAAGGCTATGACAGGGATGCCATCGTGGAGCAGGCACGTCGCCAAGGCATGGAGGCGCAGATTCCGCCGCGGAAAAATCGCAAGGAACAACGGGCGTATGACAAGCATCTGTATAAGCTGCGGCACTTGGTCGAGAATGCCTTCTTGCATCTCACGCGTTGGAGAGGCATCGCTACCCGCTATGCGAAAAGGTCCGCTTCGTTTCTGGCCGCCGTCCAAATTCGCTGTCTCGTGTTGCGGACCGGAATCTCGTGA